The nucleotide sequence GCGATCGCTTTAGCTAAATACTGACAGACTTCGGTTAACATCGCTTCTAATTTTTGCGCGGCTTTGCCCATTTCTGTGATGGCGGCTGTGCGAGATTGTCCGTTAGCTAGGGCGATTACGGTATCATTGGTACTGGTATCTCCGTCTACGGTAATTTGATTAAAGCTTTGATTCACTGCCCGGGTTAACATTTCTTGCCACAGGTGAGTCGCCACCATCCCATCACAGGTGATAAAGCTTAACATGGTGGCCATATTGGGGTGAATCATACCTGAACCTTTGGCCATCCCCCCAATTCTTACCGGACGACCATCGATTGTGGTTTCTAGGGCGATGGTTTTCGGGACTAAATCGGTCGTGATAATCGCTTTTGAAGCGGCTTCTCCCCCGTCTTCCGAAAGAGCCGCCACGAGGTTGGGGATTCCCGCTTTGAGTGCATCCATGCGAATACGTTTTCCGATCACCCCAGTGGAGGCAAGCAAAATAGATTCAGGGGCAACATTTAATTGAGCGGCGACTAATTCCGCGCTTAAAAGGGCATCTTGCCAGCCTAATTCGCCGGTGGCGGCGTTGGCTTGGCCGGCGTTGACTAAAACCGCTCTGGCACTGGCTTTCGCCTGTAGTCGCTGGCGACAGTAGTCCACACAAGCGGCTCTCACTTCACTGGTGGTAAAGACCCCTCCGGCTATCGCTTCGGTTTCTGAAAATATTAAGGCTAAATCGGGGGTTTTCGACGGTTTTAATCCGGCTGTGATGCCTGCGGCTTTAAATCCTTTTGGGGCGGTTACGCCACCGCTTATCTGCTGCCAATCTGTCATCTATGTAACCCTTCTGTTTTGTCCAAAAGCCGATTATATCAAGAGTTTTTGGGGAGGGAAGCGATCGTTTATGTTAACTTTAGAGTTTGCCTTTGTGGGCTTGCCTAGCAAAGCTATAAAATATAATTAATCTTGCTCATCGACAATAGGACTAACGAGATCGCCCAAAGTTTTTCCTTTACCAGCAATTGAAGGGGAAACTGTCCGACGCTTTAAAGGTGCTTCTGTTTCTTCTAAAATAGTTACAATAATGCGGGCTGATTTGACTTGCGGTTGCTCTCCTAACCATTTCACCTGACCGTTTTCATAAATTGCTTCATAACTTTGTAACATTAAGCTTTCCTCTTGAATTTGTGAGAAGCGCGGCTACATCACTGCCATTTTATTGTAGACTCAAATTATAACATTAAATATCTTAGAATTAACAAAAAAAAATGAATTGGCAAGGACGCATTGTTATTGACCCAGATATTTTAGTCGGGAAACCTGTTATTAAAGGAACTCGTCTTTCTGTTGAATTTATTCTTGATTTACTCGCTCAAAGCTGGTCAGAAAATGACATTCTAGAAAATTATCCAGGGATTACTCAGGAGGATATTAAAGCTTGTTTGAGCTATGCTAGAGATGCTTTAAAAAATGAACGGGTTTATCCGCTTAAAGCTTAGAAAATGCGTATATTAGCGGATGAAAATTTTCCTAAAAAAGTTGTAGAAGTTCTACGGCAAAAAGATTATGATGTTCTCTAGATCAGAACGGATTTTCCTGGAAGTAGCGACACAGCTATTTTGGCAATGGCTCAAAGAGAACAGCGTATTATTGTAACCTTTGACAAGGATTTTGGAGAACTTGCTTTTCGTCTTGGATTGCCAGCATCTTCTGGAATCATTTTATTTCGTTTGCCGCCTTTTGAACCAGTAAGATTGACTGAAATTGTTTTAAGGGTGTTAGAAAGTCGTAGTGACTGGTATGGATATTTTACAGTAGTAGAGCCTGAGAGAATTCGGATGAAACCTTTGCTTTGACCAAAAGCGCTTTTTAAACAAGATACTGGACTAATCCCAAAAAGTTACTTAAAATTGAAGATAGCTTTTATTTATATTAAATATCTTCTCTATGCGGCTGTGCATAAACCCTAACTGTCTAAAACCCGAAAATGATGACAAGCATTTGTTTTGTCGGTCTTGCGGGTCGGAATTACTGCTACAGGGATTATATAGAGTTTGTCGGGAATTAGGCGGCGGCGGTTTTGGCAAAACTTACGAGGTGGCAGAAGGAGACACCCTGAAAGTTTTAAAAGTCTTAATTATGAATAATCCCATTGCTTTGAGATTATTTAAACAGGAAGCGGAAGTATTACAAAAACTCAATCATCCAGGTATTCCCAAAGTAGAAGCAGATGGATATTTTGAATATTATCCCAGAGGCAGCCAAGACCCGATACATTGCATTGTGATGGAGAAAATAGAAGGGGAAGATTTAGCAACTTATTTAGAAAAGCGAGGACAAGCGATACCTCAAAAATTAGCCCTAAAATGGTTGATAGAAATTGCAGAGATTTTACATCAGGTACATACACAAGGCTTTTTGCATCGAGATATTAAGCCGGCTAATATCATGTTACGGTCTGATGGGCAGTTGGTTTTAATTGATTTTGGTACGGTAAAGGCAGCTACCGCAACGGTGATGAGTTCCCAACCCAAAAAACCAGGGACGGAAGTTTATACCCCTGGATATGCCCCACCAGAACAAGTACAAGGATATACAGTTCATAAATCGGATTTTTTTGCCATTGGACGAAGTTTTGTTCATTTGTTGACGAATAAGCCCCCTCT is from Gloeothece verrucosa PCC 7822 and encodes:
- the argJ gene encoding bifunctional ornithine acetyltransferase/N-acetylglutamate synthase translates to MTDWQQISGGVTAPKGFKAAGITAGLKPSKTPDLALIFSETEAIAGGVFTTSEVRAACVDYCRQRLQAKASARAVLVNAGQANAATGELGWQDALLSAELVAAQLNVAPESILLASTGVIGKRIRMDALKAGIPNLVAALSEDGGEAASKAIITTDLVPKTIALETTIDGRPVRIGGMAKGSGMIHPNMATMLSFITCDGMVATHLWQEMLTRAVNQSFNQITVDGDTSTNDTVIALANGQSRTAAITEMGKAAQKLEAMLTEVCQYLAKAIARDGEGATCLVEVQVSGASDNESARRIARTIAGSSLVKSAIFGRDPNWGRIAAAAGRAGVSFHQEDLRISLGEFLMMDNGQPLEYDRQAASNYLKKAAEGAYLKEDTVLISVCLGNGSGTGTAWGCDLSYDYVKINAEYTT
- a CDS encoding DUF433 domain-containing protein, giving the protein MNWQGRIVIDPDILVGKPVIKGTRLSVEFILDLLAQSWSENDILENYPGITQEDIKACLSYARDALKNERVYPLKA